From one Neovison vison isolate M4711 chromosome 1, ASM_NN_V1, whole genome shotgun sequence genomic stretch:
- the RPP21 gene encoding ribonuclease P protein subunit p21 isoform X1, with protein sequence MAGPVKDREAFQRLSFLYQAAHCVLAQDPMNQALARFYCYTERTIAKRLVLRRDPSVKRTLCRGCSSLLIPGLTCTQRQRRCRGQRWTVQTCLTCQRSQRFLNDPDHLLWGDRPEAQLGSQADLKPPQPLPNAAHPIPAHLPEEKV encoded by the exons ATGGCTGGGCCGGTTAAGGACCGCGAGGCCTTCCAGAGGCTCAGCTTCTTGTACCAG GCCGCCCACTGTGTCCTTGCACAGGACCCCATGAACCAGGCGCTGGCGAGGTTTTATTGTTACACGGAGAGGACCATTGCAAAGCGGCTGGTCTTGCGGCG GGACCCCTCGGTGAAGAGGACCCTCTGTCGTGGCTGCTCTTCCCTCCTCATCCCGGGCCTCACCTGCACCCAGCGCCAGAGAC GCTGCAGGGGACAGCGCTGGACAGTACAGACTTGCCTAACATGCCAACGCAGCCAGCGTTTCCTCAATGATCCTGATCATCTACTCTGGGGAGACCGGCCTGAGGCCCAGCTGGGGAGCCAGGCAG ATCTCAAACCACCACAGCCCCTGCCAAACGCAGCCCACCCCATTCCAGCCCACCTCCCTGAGGAGAAAGTGTAG